The following are from one region of the Microbacterium paraoxydans genome:
- a CDS encoding aldehyde dehydrogenase family protein, protein MNFLEYAPAPESTAVLNLKDSYGLFIDGEFVDGSGTPFRTISPATEKEIAEIASADDADIDRAVAAARRAYDKVWSRMSGRDRGKYLFRIARLVQERARELAVAESLDNGKPIKESRDVDVPLVASWFFYYAGWADKLDYAGLGANPRALGVAGQVIPWNFPLLMLAWKLAPALAAGNTVVLKPAETTPLTALIFAEILQQADLPAGVVNIVTGAGATGAALVRHPDVDKVAFTGSTGVGRDIARAVAGTNKKLTLELGGKAANIVFDDAPIDQAVEGIVNGIFFNQGHVCCAGSRLLVQESIHDEVVDRLKNRLSTLRLGDPLDKNTDIGAINSAAQLARIRELSDIGEAEGAERWTADCAIPEQGFWFAPTIFTGVEASHRIARDEVFGPVLSVLTFRTPVEAIAKANNTPYGLSAGIWSDKGSRILAVADRLRAGVVWANTFNRFDPSSPFGGYKESGYGREGGRQGLTAYLKGAAA, encoded by the coding sequence ATGAACTTCCTGGAATACGCTCCGGCTCCGGAGTCCACGGCGGTGCTGAACCTCAAGGACAGCTACGGGCTGTTCATCGACGGCGAGTTCGTCGACGGCTCCGGCACCCCCTTCCGCACCATCTCCCCGGCGACCGAGAAGGAGATCGCCGAGATCGCCTCCGCCGACGACGCGGACATCGACCGCGCCGTCGCCGCGGCCCGTCGCGCCTACGACAAGGTCTGGTCGCGCATGAGCGGCCGCGACCGGGGCAAGTACCTGTTCCGCATCGCCCGCCTCGTGCAGGAGCGCGCCCGCGAGCTCGCCGTCGCCGAGAGCCTCGACAACGGCAAGCCCATCAAGGAGAGTCGCGACGTGGACGTGCCGCTTGTCGCGTCCTGGTTCTTCTACTACGCGGGGTGGGCCGACAAGCTCGACTACGCAGGTCTGGGCGCGAACCCGCGCGCCCTGGGCGTCGCCGGGCAGGTCATCCCGTGGAACTTCCCGTTGCTGATGCTCGCCTGGAAGCTCGCGCCCGCGCTGGCGGCCGGCAACACGGTCGTGCTCAAGCCGGCCGAGACCACGCCGCTGACGGCGCTGATCTTCGCCGAGATCCTCCAGCAGGCCGATCTCCCTGCCGGTGTCGTGAACATCGTCACCGGAGCCGGGGCGACCGGTGCCGCCCTGGTCCGTCACCCGGACGTCGACAAGGTCGCCTTCACCGGCTCGACGGGTGTGGGTCGCGACATCGCCCGCGCCGTGGCAGGGACGAACAAGAAGCTGACGCTGGAGCTGGGTGGCAAAGCCGCGAACATCGTGTTCGACGACGCGCCGATCGATCAGGCCGTCGAAGGTATCGTCAACGGCATCTTCTTCAACCAGGGCCACGTGTGCTGCGCGGGCAGCCGCCTGCTGGTGCAGGAGTCGATCCACGACGAGGTCGTCGACCGGCTGAAGAACCGGCTGTCGACGCTGCGTCTCGGTGACCCGCTCGACAAGAACACCGACATCGGCGCGATCAACTCCGCCGCGCAGCTCGCCCGCATCCGCGAGCTCAGCGACATCGGCGAGGCCGAGGGCGCTGAGCGCTGGACCGCCGACTGCGCGATCCCGGAGCAGGGCTTCTGGTTCGCTCCGACGATCTTCACCGGCGTCGAGGCCTCGCACCGCATCGCCCGCGATGAGGTCTTCGGCCCGGTGCTGTCGGTCCTCACCTTCCGGACGCCCGTCGAGGCGATCGCCAAGGCCAACAACACCCCGTACGGTCTCTCCGCCGGCATCTGGTCCGACAAGGGCTCGCGCATCCTCGCCGTCGCCGATCGGCTGCGTGCGGGCGTCGTGTGGGCGAACACGTTCAACCGTTTCGACCCGTCGAGCCCGTTCGGCGGCTACAAGGAGTCCGGGTACGGCCGCGAGGGCGGTCGCCAGGGCCTCACCGCCTACCTCAAGGGAGCCGCAGCATGA
- the deoC gene encoding deoxyribose-phosphate aldolase, whose translation MTTTELSRRTAVDVLGGEPDDATLRRFLHGLPGVDAVGLEQRAAGLGTRSIKTTSKAWALDTIIKLIDLTTLEGADTPGKVRSLVAKAKNPDAADPSTPRVAAVCVYGDMVAGAVEALGSLHGDPDDGLISVAAVATAFPSGRSSLAIKLADTAEAVAAGADEIDMVIDRGAFLSGRYGLVFDQIAQVKEACRREDGSYASLKVILETGELNTYDNIKRASWLGILAGGDFIKTSTGKVQPAATLPTTLLMLETVRDWYRGTGERIGVKPAGGIRSSKDAVKYLVTVAETVGEEWLQPHLFRFGASSLLNDVLLQRQKLTTGHYSGPDYVTID comes from the coding sequence GTGACGACGACAGAACTCAGCCGCAGGACGGCGGTGGACGTCCTCGGCGGTGAGCCGGATGACGCGACCCTCCGTCGTTTCCTGCACGGCCTCCCCGGCGTGGACGCCGTCGGGCTGGAGCAGCGCGCTGCCGGCCTCGGCACCCGCTCCATCAAGACGACGTCGAAGGCGTGGGCGCTGGACACGATCATCAAGCTGATCGACCTGACCACCCTGGAGGGTGCGGACACCCCTGGCAAGGTCCGTTCGCTCGTCGCCAAGGCGAAGAACCCGGATGCGGCGGATCCGTCCACGCCTCGGGTGGCGGCCGTGTGCGTCTACGGCGACATGGTCGCCGGAGCGGTCGAGGCTCTCGGCAGCCTGCACGGCGACCCCGACGACGGCCTCATCTCGGTCGCCGCGGTGGCCACCGCCTTCCCGAGCGGCCGGTCCTCCCTCGCGATCAAGCTCGCCGACACCGCGGAAGCGGTCGCCGCGGGTGCGGACGAGATCGACATGGTCATCGACCGCGGTGCGTTCCTGTCCGGCCGCTACGGACTGGTGTTCGATCAGATCGCTCAGGTCAAGGAGGCGTGCCGCCGTGAGGACGGTTCGTACGCCTCGCTCAAGGTGATCCTCGAGACCGGCGAGCTGAACACGTACGACAACATCAAGCGCGCCTCCTGGCTCGGCATCCTCGCCGGCGGCGACTTCATCAAGACCTCGACGGGCAAGGTGCAGCCGGCGGCGACGCTGCCGACCACGCTGCTCATGCTGGAGACGGTGCGCGACTGGTATCGCGGGACGGGGGAGCGCATCGGCGTGAAGCCCGCCGGCGGCATCCGCTCGTCCAAGGACGCGGTCAAGTACCTCGTCACCGTCGCCGAGACCGTGGGGGAGGAGTGGCTCCAGCCGCACCTGTTCCGCTTCGGCGCCTCGAGCCTGCTCAACGACGTGCTCCTGCAGCGCCAGAAGCTCACCACAGGCCACTACTCCGGCCCCGACTACGTCACGATCGACTGA
- a CDS encoding sugar-binding transcriptional regulator, producing the protein MEEDLLMVRVAELYYDEDKTQDEIGGLLKISRWKVGRLLTQARQRGIVRIEIVHPRARRLGLERELVERFGLTDAVVVPSPEGDEGTLERVAQAAADFLTALRPVPRTLGVSWGKTLRAVAEALPDGWANGVTVVQLNGGVSLNRRSGGAAGLAVTIAQRASGQVSLLPSPAILEHVETKQAIEGDRTVAAVLEEAADAQAFLFTAGPCDATSAHVENGYLTAADVEELARRGAVGDVLGRYVDAEGNIVDPQLDARTVGVSLDRLRGAARAIFVTAGPAKHDIARTVVTSGLCGVLVTDETTARALLEEQ; encoded by the coding sequence GTGGAAGAAGATCTGCTCATGGTCCGGGTCGCCGAGTTGTACTACGACGAGGACAAGACGCAGGACGAGATCGGTGGCCTCCTGAAGATCTCCCGGTGGAAGGTCGGGCGCCTCCTCACGCAGGCGCGGCAGCGCGGCATCGTCCGCATCGAGATCGTCCACCCGCGCGCCCGTCGGCTCGGCCTCGAGCGCGAGCTCGTGGAGCGGTTCGGGCTCACCGACGCCGTGGTCGTCCCCTCGCCGGAGGGCGACGAGGGCACGCTGGAGCGCGTCGCTCAAGCAGCCGCCGACTTCCTGACCGCCCTTCGTCCGGTTCCGCGCACGCTCGGGGTGAGCTGGGGCAAGACCCTCCGCGCCGTGGCCGAGGCCCTGCCCGACGGCTGGGCGAACGGCGTCACCGTCGTGCAGCTCAACGGCGGTGTCAGCCTCAATCGGCGCTCAGGAGGGGCCGCGGGACTCGCGGTGACTATCGCCCAGCGAGCGTCCGGCCAGGTCTCGCTGCTGCCGAGCCCCGCGATCCTGGAGCACGTCGAGACGAAGCAGGCCATCGAAGGCGACCGCACCGTCGCGGCCGTGCTGGAGGAGGCTGCGGACGCTCAGGCGTTCCTGTTCACCGCCGGACCGTGCGATGCGACCTCCGCCCACGTCGAGAACGGCTATCTCACGGCCGCCGATGTGGAGGAGCTGGCGCGCCGCGGTGCCGTCGGCGACGTCCTCGGGCGCTACGTCGACGCCGAGGGCAACATCGTCGACCCGCAGTTGGACGCCCGCACGGTCGGCGTCTCGCTCGACCGCCTGCGCGGCGCCGCGCGGGCCATCTTCGTGACGGCGGGCCCCGCCAAGCACGACATCGCGCGCACGGTCGTGACCAGCGGCCTGTGCGGGGTCCTGGTGACCGATGAGACCACAGCACGAGCATTGTTGGAGGAACAGTGA
- a CDS encoding ATP-dependent Clp protease proteolytic subunit, with translation MYTPTFQSAGNLPSSRYVLPQFEERTAYGFKRQDPYNKLFEDRVIFLGVQVDDASADDVMAQLLVLESQDSERDITMYINSPGGSFTAMTAIYDTMQYVAPQIQTVVLGQAASAASVLLAAGAPGKRLALPNARVLMHQPAMGEAGHGQASDIEIQAAEILRMRTWLEETMARHTGKPVEQVNRDIDRDKILSANEALEYGIVDQVLTSRKRA, from the coding sequence ATGTACACACCCACGTTCCAGTCCGCCGGAAACCTGCCCTCCAGCCGGTATGTGCTGCCGCAGTTCGAGGAGCGCACCGCCTACGGCTTCAAGCGCCAGGACCCGTACAACAAGCTGTTCGAAGACCGCGTGATCTTCCTCGGCGTGCAGGTCGACGACGCGTCGGCCGACGACGTCATGGCACAGCTCCTCGTCCTGGAGAGCCAGGACTCCGAGCGCGACATCACCATGTACATCAATTCGCCCGGTGGCTCCTTCACCGCGATGACGGCGATCTACGACACGATGCAGTACGTCGCGCCGCAGATCCAGACCGTCGTGCTCGGCCAGGCGGCCTCGGCCGCCTCCGTGCTGCTCGCGGCGGGCGCTCCCGGCAAGCGTCTCGCGCTGCCGAATGCCCGCGTGCTGATGCACCAGCCCGCAATGGGGGAGGCCGGACACGGTCAGGCCTCCGACATCGAGATCCAGGCGGCGGAGATCCTCCGCATGCGCACCTGGCTCGAGGAGACCATGGCCCGTCACACCGGCAAGCCGGTCGAGCAGGTCAACCGCGACATCGATCGCGACAAGATCCTCTCGGCCAACGAGGCGCTGGAGTACGGCATCGTCGACCAGGTGCTCACCTCGCGCAAGCGCGCGTAG
- a CDS encoding ATP-dependent Clp protease proteolytic subunit, which translates to MAEPLVATSVFDRLLKDRIIWLGSEVRDDNANEICAKILLLAAEDSEKDIYLYINSPGGSITAGMAIYDTMQFVPNDIVTVGIGMAASMGQLLLTSGTKGKRYITPNARVLLHQPHGGFGGTASDIQTQAQLILSMKKRLAEITASQTGKPVEQINADGDRDRWFTAEEALEYGFVDHIREHASDVTGGGGTGVE; encoded by the coding sequence ATGGCTGAACCCCTCGTCGCGACAAGCGTCTTCGACAGGTTGCTGAAGGACCGCATCATCTGGCTCGGCTCGGAGGTGCGAGACGACAACGCCAACGAGATCTGCGCGAAGATCCTCCTTCTCGCCGCCGAAGACTCCGAGAAGGACATCTACCTCTACATCAACTCGCCGGGCGGCTCGATCACCGCGGGCATGGCGATCTACGACACGATGCAGTTCGTGCCGAACGACATCGTCACCGTCGGCATCGGCATGGCCGCGTCCATGGGCCAGCTGCTGCTGACGAGCGGCACCAAGGGCAAGCGCTACATCACGCCGAACGCCCGCGTGCTGCTGCACCAGCCGCACGGCGGCTTCGGCGGCACCGCGAGCGACATCCAGACCCAGGCGCAGCTCATCCTGTCGATGAAGAAGCGCCTCGCCGAGATCACCGCGTCGCAGACCGGCAAGCCCGTCGAGCAGATCAACGCCGACGGCGACCGCGACCGCTGGTTCACGGCGGAGGAAGCCCTCGAGTACGGCTTCGTCGACCACATCCGCGAGCACGCCAGCGACGTCACCGGCGGCGGCGGCACGGGCGTCGAGTAA
- a CDS encoding tetratricopeptide repeat protein — translation MTSWDDRIEQVWAEASGEEVGDETIARIDALAAERGADDARAEFERAGARDSAGRPAEAVELYRRALALGLDEEHRPQCVIQLASSLRNLGDYDEALRVIRAEEEIAADGPYRDAVAVVHALILASAGRPAQGLSVAILALVPHLPRYHRSMTAYAHEIAGSDT, via the coding sequence ATGACGAGCTGGGACGACCGCATCGAGCAGGTGTGGGCGGAGGCCTCCGGAGAAGAGGTCGGCGACGAGACGATCGCGCGCATCGACGCCCTCGCCGCCGAACGGGGTGCGGACGACGCGAGGGCCGAGTTCGAGCGCGCCGGTGCTCGCGATTCCGCCGGGCGCCCGGCGGAGGCCGTGGAGCTGTACCGCCGCGCCCTGGCGCTCGGCCTCGACGAGGAGCACCGCCCGCAGTGCGTGATCCAGCTCGCGAGCTCGCTGCGCAACCTCGGTGACTACGACGAGGCGCTGAGGGTGATCCGCGCCGAGGAGGAGATCGCGGCGGACGGGCCGTATCGCGACGCGGTCGCAGTGGTGCACGCCCTCATCCTCGCGAGTGCCGGCCGGCCCGCGCAGGGCCTGTCGGTGGCCATCCTCGCCCTCGTCCCGCACCTGCCGCGCTACCACCGGTCGATGACGGCGTACGCGCACGAGATCGCCGGCAGCGACACCTGA
- the tig gene encoding trigger factor has protein sequence MANSTVEKLTPTRVKLTITVTPDDLKPSIAHAYEHIAQDVQIPGFRKGKVPAPIIDQRIGRGAVIEHAVNEGLDKFFREATAEHKLRIVGRPSAEITQWPSEKDFSGDLLVDVEVDVRPEIELPDYAGITLEVDAVEADEAALDAELENMRARFGTLIPVDRPAAKGDFVELDLVATIDGAEIDRAEGVSYEIGSGELLEGIDDAIESLTAGEDTTFRSALVGGDHAGKEAEVSVSVKAVKERELPEADDEFAQIASEFDTIAELRDSLRERVEQQGVFTQGSAARDKLVETLLAQIEIPVPPQLIEDEVHNHLEGEGRLEDDVHRAEVTEASEKQFRTQVLLDTIAEQADVQVSQEELSQYLIQSAAQYGMAPQEFVEALQSSNQLPALVGEVARNKALAIALGKVKVVDTNGKAVDLSDFVVTDDEAESEDEKPAEAEEKPAAKKKAPAKKAAAKKDADADEKPAAEKKPAAKKPAAKKAPAKKDADTAE, from the coding sequence ATGGCGAACAGCACCGTCGAGAAGCTGACCCCGACCCGGGTCAAGCTCACCATCACGGTCACCCCGGACGACCTCAAGCCCAGCATCGCGCACGCCTACGAGCACATCGCGCAGGACGTCCAGATCCCCGGCTTCCGCAAGGGCAAGGTGCCCGCTCCGATCATCGACCAGCGCATCGGCCGCGGCGCCGTCATCGAGCACGCCGTCAACGAGGGCCTGGACAAGTTCTTCCGCGAGGCGACCGCCGAGCACAAGCTCCGCATCGTCGGCCGTCCGTCGGCCGAGATCACGCAGTGGCCGAGCGAGAAGGACTTCTCGGGCGACCTCCTCGTCGACGTCGAGGTCGACGTGCGCCCGGAGATCGAGCTCCCCGACTACGCGGGCATCACCCTCGAGGTCGACGCCGTGGAGGCCGACGAGGCCGCCCTCGACGCCGAGCTGGAGAACATGCGCGCCCGCTTCGGCACGCTCATCCCCGTCGACCGCCCCGCGGCCAAGGGCGACTTCGTCGAGCTGGACCTCGTCGCCACCATCGACGGCGCCGAGATCGACCGCGCCGAGGGTGTCTCGTACGAGATCGGCTCCGGCGAGCTCCTCGAGGGCATCGACGACGCGATCGAGTCGCTCACCGCCGGTGAGGACACCACCTTCCGCTCCGCCCTCGTCGGCGGCGACCACGCCGGCAAGGAGGCGGAGGTCTCCGTCAGCGTCAAGGCCGTCAAGGAGCGCGAGCTTCCCGAGGCCGACGACGAGTTCGCGCAGATCGCGAGCGAGTTCGACACCATCGCCGAGCTGCGCGACAGCCTGCGTGAGCGCGTCGAGCAGCAGGGCGTCTTCACGCAGGGCTCCGCCGCCCGCGACAAGCTCGTCGAGACGCTTCTCGCGCAGATCGAGATCCCGGTCCCGCCGCAGCTCATCGAGGACGAGGTGCACAACCACCTCGAGGGCGAGGGTCGTCTCGAGGACGACGTGCACCGCGCCGAGGTGACCGAGGCCAGCGAGAAGCAGTTCCGCACGCAGGTGCTGCTCGACACGATCGCCGAGCAGGCCGACGTGCAGGTCTCGCAGGAGGAGCTCTCGCAGTACCTCATCCAGTCCGCCGCGCAGTACGGCATGGCGCCGCAGGAGTTCGTCGAGGCGCTGCAGTCCTCGAACCAGCTCCCCGCTCTGGTCGGCGAGGTCGCCCGGAACAAGGCGCTCGCGATCGCGCTGGGCAAGGTCAAGGTCGTGGACACCAACGGCAAGGCCGTCGACCTCTCCGACTTCGTCGTGACCGACGACGAGGCCGAGTCCGAGGACGAGAAGCCCGCCGAGGCCGAGGAGAAGCCGGCCGCGAAGAAGAAGGCTCCCGCCAAGAAGGCGGCCGCCAAGAAGGACGCCGACGCGGACGAGAAGCCCGCTGCGGAGAAGAAGCCCGCCGCCAAGAAGCCGGCGGCGAAGAAGGCTCCGGCCAAGAAGGACGCCGACACCGCCGAGTGA
- a CDS encoding tyrosine-type recombinase/integrase yields MAKRAHGTGTVTPYKDGFQLKWSTPDGGRGSKVIRPATRKQAETLLRGILADLDKGVFHDERKGNVRFSDFAKEYLAFKEKQVSYGQYKNYLSLLKTTILPTFGVKKLNQITRRTVDTWWARHAHRPVNRRNAYYFIKGLFEQAVEWDLLAVSPVKIKNAGADASKQRPDWTVQDFDAVLEHVPEFYHPALNVMFAGHFRIGELVALNWSDVRHGFVSSTRQKTKEGFTASTKTGQKKRIQLLERGRDALATLPPGIGDTPLFPGERAYRLPRATLQRVWNEACEAAGYEDFHIHDIRHISLSLVAESGASEKVVQQRAGHASATSTRRYMHTSQRQHAEAVENVDMLIKKISRAS; encoded by the coding sequence ATGGCGAAGAGAGCGCACGGCACCGGGACGGTTACCCCCTACAAGGACGGGTTCCAACTGAAGTGGTCAACGCCCGATGGAGGGCGCGGGTCGAAGGTCATCCGGCCCGCGACGAGGAAGCAGGCGGAGACGCTATTAAGAGGCATCCTCGCGGACCTCGACAAGGGCGTCTTCCACGACGAGCGCAAGGGCAACGTCCGCTTCTCGGACTTCGCCAAGGAGTACCTGGCGTTCAAGGAGAAGCAAGTCAGCTACGGCCAGTACAAGAACTACCTGAGCCTGTTGAAGACGACCATCCTCCCGACGTTCGGCGTGAAGAAGCTCAACCAGATCACGCGGCGCACGGTCGATACATGGTGGGCCAGGCACGCCCACCGCCCGGTCAACCGGAGGAATGCCTACTACTTCATCAAGGGCCTCTTCGAGCAGGCCGTGGAGTGGGACCTGTTGGCCGTCTCGCCGGTCAAGATCAAGAACGCCGGAGCCGACGCATCCAAGCAGCGCCCCGACTGGACGGTCCAGGACTTCGACGCGGTCCTGGAGCACGTGCCCGAGTTCTACCACCCCGCGCTGAACGTGATGTTCGCTGGCCACTTCCGGATCGGGGAGCTGGTGGCCCTCAACTGGTCCGACGTCCGCCACGGCTTCGTCAGCTCCACCAGGCAGAAGACCAAGGAGGGCTTCACCGCCTCCACCAAGACCGGCCAGAAGAAGCGCATTCAGCTCCTGGAGCGTGGCCGGGACGCCCTTGCCACTCTCCCGCCCGGCATCGGTGACACTCCCCTGTTCCCCGGAGAGCGCGCGTACCGGCTCCCGCGGGCCACCCTCCAGCGCGTCTGGAACGAGGCGTGCGAGGCCGCGGGCTATGAGGACTTCCACATCCACGACATCCGTCACATCTCCCTGTCGCTGGTGGCCGAATCCGGGGCGTCCGAGAAGGTGGTCCAGCAGCGCGCCGGACATGCCTCCGCGACCTCGACGCGGCGCTACATGCACACCAGCCAGAGGCAGCACGCCGAGGCCGTGGAGAACGTGGACATGCTCATCAAGAAGATCTCCAGGGCGTCGTGA
- a CDS encoding fibronectin type III domain-containing protein: protein MALCLSGWWDSNHSNIGAATTSGTFALPRIPKVPAAPTPVGLDQATPTGFRYRFSGNDNGGSSIIRWESQVATNTGFNQNLKSMSHATSGTHVYTGLRPGQVYYARSRGVNGVGAGPWSSVISIRTLSGAYVRRGNAWKPVEVLVYRNGKWVPAEVYVYRNGAWVSAT from the coding sequence GTGGCTCTTTGCCTCTCCGGGTGGTGGGACTCGAACCACTCCAACATCGGTGCGGCCACGACCTCCGGCACCTTCGCGCTCCCCCGCATCCCGAAGGTGCCCGCCGCACCGACCCCCGTTGGGCTCGACCAGGCCACACCCACCGGCTTCCGGTACCGCTTCTCCGGCAACGACAACGGTGGCTCCTCGATCATCCGATGGGAGAGCCAGGTGGCCACCAACACCGGCTTCAACCAGAACCTGAAGTCGATGAGCCACGCAACCAGCGGAACGCACGTCTACACCGGCCTTCGCCCGGGCCAGGTCTACTACGCCCGGTCTCGCGGCGTGAACGGCGTGGGTGCGGGGCCATGGTCCAGCGTCATCAGCATCCGGACGCTCTCTGGTGCGTACGTCCGTCGAGGCAACGCCTGGAAGCCAGTAGAGGTATTGGTGTACCGCAACGGCAAGTGGGTCCCCGCCGAGGTCTACGTGTATCGAAACGGAGCCTGGGTCTCCGCGACCTGA
- a CDS encoding RNA polymerase-binding protein RbpA, translating into MATGGNAIRGTRVGSGPMGEQDHGYHADRIAVSYWDGLGNETVRYFAAGLPEEEIPEIIDHPQSGLPAGRDKENPPAVAKAEPYKTHLAYVKERRTDEEAVQLLEDALTQLRERRGQ; encoded by the coding sequence ATGGCTACCGGTGGAAACGCGATCCGCGGTACCCGTGTCGGTTCCGGTCCCATGGGGGAGCAGGACCACGGCTACCACGCCGACCGCATCGCGGTGTCGTACTGGGACGGTCTCGGCAACGAGACTGTCCGCTACTTCGCCGCCGGTCTCCCCGAGGAGGAGATCCCGGAGATCATCGACCACCCGCAGTCCGGTCTTCCGGCCGGGCGCGACAAGGAGAACCCTCCTGCCGTCGCCAAGGCTGAGCCGTACAAGACGCACCTGGCATACGTGAAGGAGCGTCGCACGGACGAGGAGGCCGTCCAGCTCCTGGAGGACGCCCTCACCCAGCTCCGCGAGCGTCGGGGTCAGTGA
- the secG gene encoding preprotein translocase subunit SecG, translating to MAILEFVLQVVLGITSVLLTLLILLHKGRGGGLSDMFGGGMTTAVGSSGLAERNLNRFTVVLALTWFIAIVALGLITKFEVI from the coding sequence GTGGCAATTCTCGAGTTCGTCCTGCAGGTCGTGCTGGGCATCACCAGCGTCCTGCTGACTCTCCTCATCCTCTTGCACAAGGGTCGCGGCGGCGGCCTGTCCGACATGTTCGGCGGCGGCATGACCACTGCGGTCGGCTCCTCCGGTCTCGCGGAGCGGAACCTGAACCGCTTCACCGTCGTCCTGGCGCTCACGTGGTTCATCGCCATCGTGGCGCTCGGCCTCATCACGAAGTTCGAGGTGATCTGA
- the tpiA gene encoding triose-phosphate isomerase produces the protein MGVSSRTPLIAGNWKMNLDHLQAVAFVQKLHWTLKDAKHEDGSVEVAVFPPFTDIRSVQTLIDADKIPFAFGAQDVSAHDSGAYTGEISGAFLAKLDAKYVIIGHSERREYHAESDEIVAGKVKAALKHGLSPVICVGETAEDLEKFGASAVPAGQLEAALQGVSPSADIVVAYEPVWAIGSGQAATPQQAQDVCAALRGVIAKVLGDEAAARTRILYGGSVKAANIASFMREPDVDGALVGGASLVVDEFAAIIRFEKHVGV, from the coding sequence ATGGGCGTGAGCTCCCGTACCCCGCTGATCGCGGGCAACTGGAAGATGAACCTGGACCACCTGCAGGCGGTGGCGTTCGTGCAGAAGCTGCACTGGACGCTGAAGGACGCCAAGCACGAGGACGGATCCGTGGAGGTGGCGGTCTTCCCGCCCTTCACGGACATCCGCAGCGTGCAGACGCTGATCGATGCTGACAAGATCCCGTTCGCGTTCGGTGCACAGGATGTCTCGGCGCACGACTCCGGTGCGTACACGGGCGAGATCTCCGGGGCGTTCCTGGCGAAGCTCGACGCGAAGTACGTCATCATCGGACACTCCGAGCGTCGCGAGTACCACGCGGAGTCCGACGAGATCGTGGCCGGCAAGGTGAAGGCTGCGCTCAAGCACGGCCTCTCCCCGGTGATCTGCGTCGGCGAGACGGCGGAGGACCTGGAGAAGTTCGGTGCCAGCGCGGTTCCGGCCGGACAGCTCGAGGCCGCCCTCCAGGGCGTCTCCCCGTCGGCTGACATCGTCGTGGCGTATGAGCCCGTCTGGGCCATCGGGTCGGGCCAGGCGGCCACTCCGCAGCAGGCGCAGGACGTCTGCGCGGCGCTCCGCGGTGTGATCGCGAAGGTCCTCGGTGACGAGGCGGCGGCCCGCACCCGCATCCTCTACGGCGGCTCGGTCAAGGCGGCCAACATCGCCAGCTTCATGCGCGAGCCCGACGTGGACGGCGCTCTGGTCGGCGGCGCGAGCCTCGTCGTCGACGAGTTCGCGGCGATCATCCGCTTCGAGAAGCACGTCGGCGTGTGA